Proteins from one Dromiciops gliroides isolate mDroGli1 chromosome 6, mDroGli1.pri, whole genome shotgun sequence genomic window:
- the LOC122732521 gene encoding olfactory receptor 9I1-like has translation MPFSPSHNQAPVESMAEQNHTTVTEFILIGFTDQPKLGVILFLVFLSFYLITVLGNMGMILLICLDSHLHTPMYFFLSHLSLLDACYSSVIIPQILVTLVIGRTSISYHSCAAQFFFFTVCAGTECFMLAVMAYDRYVAISSPLLYSSAMTVGTRWGLVAGAYGGGLSGAIIRTACTFTLSFCGPNEINFYFCDLPPLLDLSCSDTTTSQILIIFFGNFVILANALVILVSYLFIIRAILQVKSVGGRAKTFSTCASHLIAVILFFGTLTFMYLRSNSSKSIEEDKVVSVFYTVVIPMLNPFIYSLRNKEVKAAFRKVINRLQVSQEM, from the coding sequence ATGCCATTCTCTCCCTCACACAATCAGGCACCAGTGGAGTCAATGGCTGAGCAGAATCACACCACTGTGACAGAATTCATTCTCATTGGCTTCACTGACCAGCCCAAGTTGGGAGTTATTCTCTTCCTAGTGTTTCTCAGTTTCTACCTCATCACTGTGCTGGGCAACATGGGCATGATCCTACTGATCTGCTTGGATTCCCATCTCCACACCCCCATGTACTTCTTCCTGAGCCACCTCTCCCTCTTGGATGCCTGCTACTCTTCAGTCATTATTCCTCAGATCTTGGTCACCCTGGTTATTGGCAGGACAAGCATCTCCTATCACTCTTGTGCTGCTCAGTTCTTCTTTTTCACAGTCTGTGCTGGCACTGAGTGTTTTATGCTAGCAGTGATGGCCTATGACCGTTATGTTGCCATTAGCAGTCCTCTACTGTACTCTTCAGCCATGACAGTGGGCACTCGTTGGGGCTTGGTGGCAGGAGCCTATGGTGGTGGCTTGTCAGGGGCTATCATCCGTACAGCCTGCACATTCACACTTTCCTTTTGTGGGCCCAATGAGATCAACTTCTACTTCTGTGATCTGCCACCTCTGCTGGACCTTTCATGCAGTGACACCACCACCAGCCAAATTCTGATTATCTTCTTTGGCAACTTTGTGATTTTGGCCAATGCTCTGGTGATTCTGGTATCCTACCTGTTCATCATCAGGGCCATCCTGCAGGTCAAGTCAgttggaggcagagccaagaccTTTTCTACCTGTGCCTCCCACCTCATAGCTGTGATCCTCTTCTTTGGGACTCTCACATTCATGTATCTGCGCAGCAACTCAAGTAAATCAATTGAAGAGGATAAGGTGGTATCTGTCTTCTATACTGTGGTCATTCCCATGTTGAACCCTTTTATCTACAGCCTGAGGAACAAGGAGGTGAAAGCTGCCTTCAGAAAAGTCATCAATAGGCTGCAGGTCTCCCAGGAGATGTAG